The window GAGTCTCAGCTGATCCAACTATAACCTACATTTAGGATGCTTGAAACACCAAAATCCGAATCTCAAACTTTATCACCGGTCATCTTTGATAAATCTCCAGTGATAATGCACCAACATTATGGTTCTAGCCATGAAAAATCCATCGTTTTCTTCAACAAAAAACATCCATTTGAAGATTATGTTGGATTTGAGGTTCTAGATATATTGGTTGATCAATTTATAAATTGGTGTTATGCCAAGAAAGTGCGTGAAAGGcaatgctttattttttttaccttaatttACTAATTCATAcattcaagagtttagtataTAACATCAGATATAAATATTATGGTTTATTAAATAATCATAGGAATACAAAAAGCAATGTTGAAGATGTCATCATAAATCCTGAATTTGAGCTCGATGGATTGAAAATTAATAAGAAGGGTTGATTTCTTACAATGATTCACACTGGTCGTCCATGAAACGATGAGTTATGTTTCAAATCTAATTTAATACAAATTTCATCtagtatatattgtgtatgtgtatggttaacatttgaatcaaaaatttatatttgaagttaattttttaaatatcacAAAAAAGAATTGTATAATTATCTTAATGTTCTATAAGtgtcattataaaagtgtatgtCTGTTTGTGTATTGCTTTTTGTATATTCTATTTGGAGTGTATATTCTGCTATAGCTGGGGTGACACTTCACAGGTAAAGAATAGGTGGTTGATGCTTTCATTCTCCACTTCACATAAAGGGCAGAATTGAGTAATTGTTATTTTCCATTTGCATAGTTTATCTCTTGTGCTAAGGCTTCCTGGTGTAGCCAATCTTAATATAAAGATCCATCTAGGAAAAGCTTAGGCATTTGTATCACTTTAGAGAGATCCTATCCGTAGTAGCTAGGTACTTTCCATACTTTAGGATTTTCTGAATGCTTCATGAAGCTTGTTTAGGGACATCAATAAATGTCACATTTTATAACTTACAAGATTCCATTTAACACCCCGTCAAAAGAAGCTAGTACATTGAAAAACTGATTGAACTATTCAAGAATTTCAATCTGATTTGCAAATTTTGGATTGTAGTGAAACTATCATTTGCCTAAGTTGAAGTTTTGAACTAACCTCTTCTAAACGCGGGCTTCCATTCAATGTCAAATCCAAGAGCATATGCTCTTCTTTCCCCTTCTTTTCCTAAACTAAATTAAACAACTCTACTGTAAATTTCTCCACCTCTTTAGTAGTTCTACTGTATATAACACGTCTTTTAGAAGTCATTTTCAGGTATTGCATCACTACCTTAGCTGTTACATTGGAAAgcaaaaaataagagaagacatgaacattaaaatctttcaaaaaattaGCAACCATTTATAATAAACAATAGAAACAAACATTCATACACAGTAACTAAGAAAATTTTAAGCCATCACTTGGCAAGTATCATACAGACAAACTTCTTGTGATTAACTTGCCCATCACCAAAAATATCTACCTCTCGGATCATCTCTTCTACCTCTTCATCAGTCAGCTTCTTTCCCACGTTAGTCATTACATGACGAAGCTGAAATGCAAAATGAAGACACATAAGAGACATGAATTGACAATCTATAATACGTTGATGACGAAAAAACTACAAGCATGTTAAAAAAATTTTCCTCAATTACTTGCTGAAATAACTTCCCTACAAAAAAGCACCTCAACTGTAGAAAAAAAGTCATTCTGATCTTTGTCGAAAATCTTGAAAGCTTCTTTGAGTTCCTCCTCAAAATCGGTGTCCTTCACAAAAACAAGTCCAAATTATGTACATTGTTTTCCCAAGTATGAAATCTGATTATTTGAGCATAAGACtactatatttaataatattttacagGCAATAAAGAAAGTATATTTCTCTCCTACTTTTCATGATGGTATAAGATCCAAAGgaaaaaacacaataacaaaatgCTAAAAGAACAAAAGGAAGAATGAACCAATCATTGATCCCTTGAcgattatattatgtaattattgtAACTTGGATGATTATTGCATAGAAAAAACTTTTCCTATAAAAAAGATATCTCATCAGTGCATGCAAAACGTAAGAGCAAAGTTTTTCTTGATACAAAATcattgcatactcaatatttgatccaaaaatcacTTGATACAAAAGTCATCCACAATATTTCAAAGTTGAAATACGACAAATATgctaaactgaaaaatatatgCAAGTTATCAAGTTTATATCCTATAAGTACAAACATATGAAGTTGGACCACACCATGACAGTCCCTAATAACAGTATAGTgggttaaaatatgaaaaaaaattgttatatgcATGAATCTATCACAACTTAAAGAGACAGAAAGAAATTTGGATCACAACAACAAAGTTTTCGCCTGCAATCGCCAAATAAGTCAAAGTTTTACTCAAAATTAGTTTTCATAAAAGAGGCATCTAAATAGTGGTTGAGGAAATAAAAGTGAAGCAACATATCAAATATCTTAATAAATTCAAATAAGAAAGATGGTAGCTTAGTATTTAAATAGCTAGTACTCCCATACCATCATCTTacgttccatcagattcaagaacTCTAGAAAATCAATGATTCCATTTTGATCAACATCAACTTCACTGATCTTATCCTGTAGTTTAGCTTCAGTGACATTCTGACCAAGTGATCTCATCATTGTTCCCAACTTCTTGGTAGTAATACAACCTATAGAAGAAAGTGAAAATTCTAAATCCGCTACTGCACCCCAGTGTCTATTTTATTCAGcaaacaaacaaaatatgtaGAAACAAACTCAAATATTAGAAATCATTATCATAGTTCCTAAATAGACGCACTTACCACCAAGAGAGAAACAACAAACTGCAGAAGCCTtactcaaaaaattcaaataaaaaactcaaaagtaAAAAACAATCaggaaaaaagttaaaaatttacaAAGAGGATCAAGCTCAATGACAGGCATAAGATCAGTAAGCCAAGATCAGTATCCTACCTTTGAACTGAATTCTTTCTGGTTAAAGAATCTCTTTCTAGTTGCTTTAGAATGATCAGAGAGATTCTCTTGAAGAAATATGGGGTTCTGCTTCTGGCGGCAATATGCTTGGTCCCCGATTATCGAATCAAATCAATATGTTGAGATGAAAGCCTCAAGTACTATTTTAAATGAGAAGGGAAAGTGAGGAATCCTTTTTTTGACTTTGATGGAAACTCATTTTGGCTTATGAGAAGATAATACACAGGCTAACCGCTACCAGTACATAAAACTGCATAGAGCTTGCATGTAGGATAATGACAGTTGACACTAATTTTTGCTCTCCCCAACTaagtttaattctgagtttcttcaattttaaataaaattacaacatttattttattcaactaacaataataataaaaaaaagagctttttaaaatatttatctgagtaaattttgtcattttaagtaaagattatatattatcgtatttaattatacgaaattatataattttgttacttaaatatttatcctttataaaatatcaaattttaatcaagacTTACCTTGaagtaaattttaaataattaaaatcttgattcaaaggtaatttttccttgaaaatattttatttggaaaatatttgtttgattttattaaatcaagaagcttggaATTAAAGTAGtgattaatttatttcaaattttaattaaatatgatcaatttatttaattcaacCTTAATTGAAATCAACTTGGACACAATTTCAATGCAATTTGACCAATTGATATTTAATTcggt of the Capsicum annuum cultivar UCD-10X-F1 chromosome 11, UCD10Xv1.1, whole genome shotgun sequence genome contains:
- the LOC107847082 gene encoding calmodulin-like: MMRSLGQNVTEAKLQDKISEVDVDQNGIIDFLEFLNLMERKMMDTDFEEELKEAFKIFDKDQNDFFSTVELRHVMTNVGKKLTDEEVEEMIREVDIFGDGQVNHKKFVCMILAK